CTACTCTCATAAAAATTGGTCTACAAACATTAACTTATGATCAAAGCTATATCAATTGGCCCGCAAATTTGCAAAGACTTGCTTAGCTTACGCaaggtatatatatatcaattctAACAAGAGGGCTTAGCTAAATGCATAAAAGGAGGAACAATGGAAAAGAAACATTATTATTCATGAAGACATGTAATGCAGCCTTTAGAATGCTCCAAGATTTCTCTCCATCAACCAACAACAATGATACTCAATCCCGTTTCCCAACGtcaaaaataatcataaaatgatAGGTTTTGGCATACATCTGTCAATCATTCAATTTATTCCACAAAAGAAGGGTACATGTATAGCTAGCATTAGCTTAGAATTGAGTGCATCTAGCATAGCTCTTGCTAAAACAAATTTCACCGGTACACCTTTACTGAGAAACAAACACCAAAGGGATGCATCCCTTCACCACTGTTCAGCTAGCTTGAGACCTCTACATCGATTCTTGATCAAGAATATCCTAACCTGAGTTACTTAACTGGTCTTCTCCGAATCTTTGTAATCGGCTTAATGTTTCCCCTTAAGTAACCTAGTCAGCATCAAATACGAATAACAAATCACATTCAGATGGGCAGTTCATTCCCAGCTAAAATGGTGGTCAATTGAAATGTCACGTATTAGAGAGTCAACATTGAAAAATGATGACAGCAGAACTAATAACAGCAGAACAATTTAGAACTAACTAACATGCTCTGAATAAAGGCGCTATGCATTGGATCACCAATCCAGTAACCCTAGTCTCCAAAAATATGAACTACATATACTCTTCTCGAATGTAACCTCTGTCTCTTTCAGAACCCACTCCACAAGTTGAGTCATCATTCATGCAATGACTTACTTTTTCTTAGTCGCAGTTCGCAAAGTATTCCACATACAACTTTAGAGTACCTTAGCGTGTTAAAAACTGCACTGCTATACACCACAAAAAGGCAGCTAGAACTTCTGGCAACCTCAGTGGACCTCAAAAGTTGAAACCCAGACCACACCTCATTAGATAGGTTGCACTTCCTGCTGTCAATTTCTAAAAACCACCAACTCTGAGCTCAATAGAAAGTCAATCTTCTAGTGTTGTGGAATGGCAACCAGTTCGGGACTCTAATCACAACAGGTTTATATAAGTTATTGAAGAGTTTTAGAAGACAATCAACCCGAGAGATGAATAAGGGAACAAGCACAGAAAATATGCAACACTATGGACTACAAACAACATGCGAATATTGCATAAACAATTACAGTTTTTCTCCATTCACTAATTGTAAGTATGATTATTCACATTCAACTTTTGGCTTGGAACTTCAACTAATCTGCTTTCAATCTCAAAAGGAATGAAGTAAAGCAAAAGACTTAtgctttgattttgaattcTCTTCATAAGAATATTTAAAGCAATTTCCTTTTCATGAATTTCTCCAAGAATCAAATGAAGAAGTGATATAGCTTCAGGCTCATTAAAACAGCCACAACTACTTCAGCAAATCAACTCAAGGGCCATGTAATAGAATATTGCACTGAATTAAAAATGCATTGATATAGGGCAAGAAAGTAATACTAACCAAAACATCCTACTAATACCAAAAAGTACTACTATTTCTAGTAGACGGAGCGaaataggtcaaattaaattCAGACATGATGCATCTTAATTACCATGGCTGAGAAAAgttatccatgaaaaaaaacctCTACAAGCTCACCAAAAAACCATCAAGAAAACCCCTTTCCTAGCTTCTGAATCGCACAAAACATCTTCCTTCTAGACCCAACAGCACTGATCCCCATATCCTTCAAATCCTCCAATGTCAACTTTGGCAAAACCTCATCATCCACCTCATGAATCTCAAAAACTGGTGCGTATCTCCCTAGCCCTAAACTATTCAGCCAAATCCTCACCCCGTCCTCCCCTCCACCACCACACCCCCCAATATTCCTATAATCTCTCATATCATTATCAGATGGACCTGATAAATCAACACCGTCATGACGATAATCATGATTAACATTACGATCATTCCTCCCCCTAATTACCCTCCTATAGCAATGCACTTCCCTCCCATTCCTCTCATTCCCATCTCCCAAATCATCAAGTGGATCACGAATTCGGCTTTGTTCTTTCAACAAAGTCTCTGAATTCTCAACATCAAACTCTCTACaatcctcttcttcctcctcttcctcctcctcctcctctatgtCTTCACCACCACTGTATTTCTCCTCCCCTTCACCACcattaccaccaccaccactactatCATCAAATTTAGACACCCAGTTAGACCTAACTCGCTTTGCACTAACATTCAAAGACCCTCTCTTTTTCGAAGAATGATTAAGTCTCCAACTCCCAATTGCAACACTATccaaattaatatcattatccCCATCAAGGATTTCATTAAACTCACTTAAATTCGTTAAAGCTCGAGTCTTTGATGATTTACTTGCCTCTTTAAAACCCAAACTCTGCTGTTGTTGTTTCCATTGCTTGTTACTGTTGATGGCAGTTCTACGGTGGTGTTGGGATTCATAAAGCTGGTCTCCACCGCCTATCTCGCCTAATCGGACACTTGGCCTCCGCTGCCTCTTTGACCCCACAGTTTCCGATGATGTGAGTGCCCCTCCTCCACCTCCGCTGCTACCGCCGCCGCCGTTGTTAGGATGGGTCTCAGGTGGGTGTATCTCTGCCATTTCAAGATGGGATTTTGAAACactcttattaaaaaaacttaaaaatcaaaacttttctttatctttaggGTTTGCTTTTGTTTATGTAATGTGGTTTCTTAAGAAAgagggtgggggggggggggtggggaGTGAACTGTAGAGTGGAGAGTTAGTGAGGGAGAGTGTGTCAAATGGGTTTGCTGGGTGTTTGACGCGTGTCTTGATATTGATTGGTGGAGTTTCAGGAAGGAGCCATGTGGACGAGGAAATGGTAATTAGTGAATGTAAAACACGTGgtattttttcattgttttcctCTAATCATCATGGAATTATTCAACTATTCGCATGTAAAACACGAGGTAATTTTACTCTGTTTtctagtaaaaatattaaatccattatagaaataatttataaattttatattctcGTGGAAGGACAAAAAACGATTCTCGTTTTCTTCATAGTTGCGGATAAGAccaaaattgttttgaaattattttttttatattgtagattaaatataagatttttaactgattttatgttttttgaaaatatattttatttaataatacagAAATAAATATGTACCCATAAAATCAAgtatcaatccaatattaaaatttaaaccatttttttttaaaacaaaaattcattatGGATTTaagacaaaatttaaaataaaatattcaaactaagtcataatatttttgtatatggttgcaaaaataaaaatatatgattcaaaattcaaattatgaTTATATTGTACATTCTACAATTTCCAATGGAAATTCAACTTAAATTACtaattgttattgattttttaaataaatattatatattaaatttcattaattgacatcataattttttttaaaatactatataataattttaaaatgatgtattgctttttaagaaataactttaaaatacgTATGcactattatatattttctacatTATTCATACATATTCAATTCCAAGTCTTAATTGcaattatttttgaaagaaatattaaaagattttatGGCATGATTTTATCAACAAAGAGTTTAATTACAggtttaattaagaaataataaggATGTAAATGACATGTAATTTAGCTCTTGTActatactaattttttaaataatttaatgaaccTATAATAAAGTTGATTTAACTTTTTAGTTTCTTATGATCTTTCGAGGATTAACTAAagaacatatataaatttattaatccaTAACTTAATGAAATTGTTTAGAGAGAGCATATTGTACAAAAAGTTTGGTTTAAAAACTTTTTCCTTGCGTTTTCTCTATCTAAAGACATcttaatgttaaatattttttatatggaaagtactatatttattttcagattgAAGATAGtatcatttattaaaataaaataagataaaataaaataaaagagatgaatAAAATAGTGTGTCACACTCCATACTATGAACTCACacaatgtttgtttgtttttttttttttgtcatttaaatctttttattattgacaattttgttgttaaacattaaattgattaaaaactaaaatttttattttatttatttattttttattaggttattgcaatcttaaaaaaacatcataatattAGGTTGATGCTCGATCttacaaaattgataaaattatcttacaaaacaattcataaagaaattattgtaacttatgtttaattgttttctttcatatttgataaaaaaaaataaaaatattatttgcaagatgtatttatataaataaaaattatttgtttttggtaagaaaaaataacctcaaagataaaaagaaaacatataaattaaaaaaaaatcttgattaaatatttgcatattcatatgtttttttgcttttagaataaatattagcttatatatatatttttgttttattaagcattttcaattaaaaaaatcatgatactTAAAAACACATTCATAACATTGCCACATGtgacatatatgtttttttctagcCAGAAACTAGCCTAGAGGCCGAggtttttagctattttttataagcccttgttttaattttaattttaatttatttaataaaataaaaaaaaataatttttaggatattaattttaatttatgttaaaaaaagcaACATGAATAACAAAAGCGGGTTTTgacaacaattgtttttttagttgtatAATTTTATTCGTTATCCTGCTTACAaatgtatattttataattatatgattagttaaaaaatatatatattttaaaaataaattcatgacaATGTGTgagcaatatatatttttttcttaatatatttgcgtaaaaaatataaaaagctaagtttttcttttccaaaactTGCTTTTACAGTTCTAATAAgctgtaatttaaaaaacaataaatatcacTAAATAGGGTTATATATGTGTCtcaaaaagttatatttttttaaaaaattataattattttgtatggatgaaatttaaatttgtgctcttcttgaaaaaaaaaaaaggattattttgacatataaatatataagaaaatttgagaGCTCACCATGAGATAAGATAACTATATTCACctctgatttaatttttaattagaatgtttaatattaattgatgcatataattttaaatcaatttaattaaaagcaCATCTTGATGCACCAAAACACATTATCAACTGCTGCACATTTTTTGATGTTGCAAAGTAAACTTCTGATACAACTCACGACGAGGTGCAGGTCAGCCAAGCAGCAATCAACTATACCATCTCAATATTTTCATGTCCTTTGTTTTTTAAGCTAATTATATCCAATTCGACGCTTCCATAAGAATTTCAAGACA
The sequence above is drawn from the Populus alba chromosome 15, ASM523922v2, whole genome shotgun sequence genome and encodes:
- the LOC118057503 gene encoding uncharacterized protein, translated to MAEIHPPETHPNNGGGGSSGGGGGALTSSETVGSKRQRRPSVRLGEIGGGDQLYESQHHRRTAINSNKQWKQQQQSLGFKEASKSSKTRALTNLSEFNEILDGDNDINLDSVAIGSWRLNHSSKKRGSLNVSAKRVRSNWVSKFDDSSGGGGNGGEGEEKYSGGEDIEEEEEEEEEEEDCREFDVENSETLLKEQSRIRDPLDDLGDGNERNGREVHCYRRVIRGRNDRNVNHDYRHDGVDLSGPSDNDMRDYRNIGGCGGGGEDGVRIWLNSLGLGRYAPVFEIHEVDDEVLPKLTLEDLKDMGISAVGSRRKMFCAIQKLGKGFS